Genomic DNA from Bremerella alba:
AAGCCAAGAGCAAAAGCGAAAGACTTGCCGGTCAAGGGTTCGGCGGCCAGCGGTCAAAACTTGGTGCTTACCTTGGGATGCACAGCCTGCCACAAGATCGGAGAACTCGGTAGTGCCAGTGTCATGGGTGGGCCTGAACTGACCAATATCGCCGCGAAGCGTCCGAAAAATTACTTTGCCGCCTGGCTTAAGGACCCAGCCAAACTGAACGCAGATCACCGGATGCCGATCTATGAATTGAATGCCAAGCAGCGCGACGACATTACGGCCTATCTCACCACGCTCACCGAAGACAAGTCAATTGCCAAGACGCCTGTACGAGAATTCAATGAACTATTGGTAGAGCAAGGGCGCGAGATTGTTGCTGCCAATCGCTGTAATACTTGTCATACGCTTCCAGGCGATGCAAAAAACAGCAGCCGCCCGATGCTTACTGCCCTGACACCCGGCAGTTTGTGGCAAGCAGGCTGCATGGATCAGCCCAAGCCTCAAAAGGGGCAGCCCGGCTATCGCCTATCAGCAGAGAACCAGGAAGCCATCAAGACTTATATTCGCGAAGTCGCCCGGGCTAAACATGAGAAGTCAGATACATCGGACGCAGCCTGGGTCCTGGCGAAGAACAACTGCTTCGCCTGCCATCCTCGTGGAACGAACTTAGGCCTGGGCGAGACGGCCAAGGAGATTGCCGATGCTCATAAGAACCTGGCATCGCAACTGCCAGCGATGGTTCCGCCTTCGCTCAACAGTGTCGGCGATAAATTGCACGACGAAGCTCTCTTAGCGGCTATTCAGCGAAGCGAAGGCAACCATCGCCCCTGGCTCAAAGTGCAAATGCCCAAGTTCCAACTTTCGGCAGATGAGCAGCAAGCACTAGTCGACTATTTCGTGTCGCAGGACCGAATTCCGGAAAATGCCCCATCCACGCTTGAAATCCCGGAATTGGAAAGCCTGGCCGCTACCGTCGCAGGATCACGGCTGGTGACCACCGACGGCTTTGGCTGCACGAGTTGCCATCAAGTGGGCAAAATGATCCCGCCCAAGGCACCACTCAATGCGAAAGGGCCTGACCTGTCGATGCTGGGCAAGCGAATTCGCGAACCATGGTTTTACCGTTGGGTTCACGATCCAGCGAGAATCGTTCCACGCATGGAGATGCCTAGCGTAAAAATACCGGTCCAGGGCGTCTTAAATAACGAAGTTGACACCCAACTCGCCGCCGTCTGGAAGGTGCTCAATACGCCTGAATTCACTCCCCCCAAACCCGATCCTGTTCGTATTGTCAGACTTAACGGAACGCGATCAAAAACTTCGCGGCCAATCGTGCTGACCGATGTCATCAAGCTGGGCGATAAGGATGTTTTGATCAAGCCATTCTTAGTTGGCCTGCCCAACCGCAACAATTTGCTATACGACCTAGAAACCGGAAAGCTGCTTCAATGGTGGATCGGCGATGTGGCTCGGCAACGCAGTGAAGGCAAGACTTGGCACTGGGAGATCGGTGCCCGGGGCCTACTCAGTAACATGCAGCAACAACCGGAGATTCGTCTTTTCACCGACAAGTCCGATTCACCATCTCGACCAACACGTGACGGACAATTTATCACGCGATTTAACGAGATTCAGTACCAAGACGATTCTCTGAGTTGGTCCCATAAGTTGCATTTCGTTCAAGGCCCCGACGAGTACGACATCGAGGTCTTGGAAACGTGGCAGCCCCTTTGGTCGGAAGAGGGCCAGCCGATCAATGGCTTTCGTCGGTCGATGCAGTTTCAGGGCGTTCCGGAAGGGGCAAGCATTGTCCTTCAACTCCCCAGCGAAACGCTCGCTGGTTCGCTCCTGCGCGACAGGGCTTCCACCGACGACCAGCCGACCCAACGTTACGATGCCGGTAACATTTCCTTCGACATTAAGAAACAACCCAACATAACTTTCGGTGACGACGCAACTATTAGGCTGAGTCCTGGCGAGAATCGCGTGATCGACCTGACGGTTCGGCTTGACCTGCCTGGTGAAACGCTTGCCGAGCAACCTCCGATACCGGTTCGCAAGTCGAATGCCGTCGCGCTCGACATCGTTCCGGGATGGTCCGCAACGCGTCTTCCTATCTCCACCGAAATGATGCCCATCGCTATGGATTGGCAGCCGAATGGAGCCATGATTGCCGCTTCCCTCAAAGGACGATTGTGGAAACTGATCGATACCGACGGCGATGGACTCGAAGACACCTACTCGCAATTCGGTGACGAATACGCGGCCCCTTACGGCCTCAAGGCCTACGACAACTATGTCGATGTCGTCAACAAGTACGCCTTGCTTCGCTTGTGGGATCAGGACGAAGACGGCGTCGTCGAAAAGGTTACCAACCTTGCCCATGGCTGGGGTCATACCGATGACTATCACGACTGGGCGGTCGGCTTACCACAGGATGAAGATGGCAACTATTACCTGGCCATTCCTTGTCAACAAGACAATCGCTCGGCCGAGGCCGCCGCACTGCGCGGGACCGTGCTGAAAGTGATTCCCGATACGCATGATCCAGCAAAACAAACATTTCGCCTGGAAGAGCTTACCGCCGGTCATCGTTTCCCGATGGGTATTGCTCGAAACCAACGGGGAGAACTGTATGTGACCGATAATCAAGGGAACTTCAATCCGTTCAACGAGCTGAATCATGTCGTACCGGGGCAGCGATATGGCTTCATCAATACCATTGATCGAAAGCCCGGCTTTAATCCGCCGGAGACACCTCCTTCCCTGGCCATCCCCCACCCTTGGACACGTAGCGTAAATGGCATCTGCTTCCTAGAGACCCCCAAGCCAGAACGCGAGCGACTAGGCTACGACCTATTCGGACCGTGGGAAGGTGACCTGATCGGCTGCGAATACGACACCCGTCGATTGGTTCGGATGAGCCTAGAGCAGGTCGGGGACACTATCCAGGGGGCCGTTTATCCCATGACCCTCGACCCACCTAAAGATGTCGAGAAAGGACTTCTCGGTCCGATCAGTTGCGCCGTTGCCCCAGACGGAGACGTCTATATCGGTAACCTTCGCGACGCCGGTTGGGGTGGTGGGAACAACATTGGTTCATTCACTAAGATGCGTCCCAAGTCGGTTCATCTTCCGCTTGGAATCGACGAGGTTAAGGCGACGCCAACCGGCTTCAAGGTTCGCTTTACCGATCAGATCGACGCAACGCGAGGTGGTTTGCCAACCAACTATACGGTGGCCTCTTATACCCGCGTTTCCACACCGGCCTACGGCGGCAGTGACAAACAGCGCCGACTGGAAAGTGTTATGAAAGTCGACGTTTCGCCTGACCGGCTGGAAGCGGTTCTTACGCTGGAAGCTCCACTTCGGGAAGGGTTCGTCTACGAAATCTTCCTCGATGATGAAATCGCCGGCGATCAAGGGACGCTGTGGCCGAAGGAAGCCCACTACACGTTACGAAAGCTGAAAGCTCAATAGCGATCGCTTTCTATTCCAAGTAAGTGTAACCACGCAGGCCCGATTCATAGAACTTCATGATCGTGCCTGCTTCCTTGGCTTCGATGGCCCCCTTCTTGATCGATAGCTCGACGCTGCGTTGCATTTGCCGGGTCAACTCTTCTTCGTTGAACTGCATGTAGTGCAGCACCTCTTGCACCGTATCACCTTTAATGATGTGCGTGAAAGAAGGCTCGCCTTGGTCGTCGAGCTCGACGTGGACCGCGTTGGTATCGCCAAACAAGTTGTGCAGGTCGCCCAACACTTCCTGGTAGGCTCCGACTAGAAACGCTCCCATGTAATACGGCTGACCGTCATAGCGATGCAGTTGCAGCGTTCGCTTAACGTGACGGCGATCGATGAACTGATCAATCTTTCCGTCGCTATCACAGGTAATATCACCAATCACAGCATGCCGCTGTGGCTCTTCATTGAGCCGATGGATCGGCATAATGGGAAACAACTGGCTGATCGCCCAGTTATCTGGCAATGATTGAAACAGCGAGAAATTGCAGAAGTACGTATCGCAGAGCATGCGATCGAGGCCTTCGAATTCCTCCGGCACGTGATCGAGCTCGCTGATGAGCCCGCGAATCTTGAAGCAGAGATTCCAATACAACGTTTCCGCTTCGCTACGCTGCTCGAGACTCAGATTGCCGTTGCCAAACATCGACAAGGCCATATCCAACGCCATCTGAGCATCATGGAAGCTTTCCAGCACCGTTCGCGGACCTACCGAACCGTAGGCCTCTTTTAACTCACGCAGTGGGGTCGGCGTATTCTCGTCAAATTCCTGCTTTAACTCACCCAACCCCTGTTCGGCCACCCCCAGCGTGCCGAAGACCAACACACTGTGGAAGGCAACCACGGCGCGGCCACTTTCCGACAACAAGTGCGGATGAGCAACCCCTGCTTCGTTGCAGATCGACTGAACATGAGAGACCACATCGCGAGCATACTCGTCCAACGTGTAATTCATGCTGGAATGGAAATCGGTTTGCGAACCGTCGTAGTCGACCCCCAAACCGCCGCCGACATCCAAGTACTTCAGGCCAGCTCCACGCTTGACTAAGTCGACATAAATGCGTGCCGCTTCGATCAAAGCCGTTTTTACATAGCGGATATTGCTGACTTGGCTTCCCTGGTGATAGTGCAGCAAGTTGAAGCAGTCTTCCATGCCGCGCGACTTGAGCTCGTCCAAGGCCCGCAGGACTTCCGTAACCGTCAAGCCGAACTTACTGTGATAGCCGCCACTGGCCGACCAACGCCCTTTACCTCGCGAAGCCAACTTCACGCGGAAGCCAATCTTGGGACGAACGCCTATTTCTGCTGCCGTCTTGAGAATAAGCTCGAGTTCCGTGTACTTCTCGACCACAGGGATGATCGTCCGGCCAAGCTTTTGACCGTACATGGCAATCTCGATGTACTCTTCATCCTTGAACCCATTGCAGATGATCGGCGTGTTTTCGTCCGTCATTGCGATGACCGCCAGAAGCTCAGGCTTGCTGCCGGCTTCCAGCCCGAACCCATAAGGACGACCGTAGTCGAGCACTTCCTCGACGACGTGCCGCTGTTGGTTCACCTTGATCGGATAGATGCACGAATACTTATTTTTGTAGTCGTAGTCAGCAATGGCAGTCGTAAAAGCATTGTTGATTTCCTGCAGGCGGTTTTGCAGAATCTCGCTAAAACGGAGCAGAATCGGCAAAGCTATCCCCCGCGCCTCGAGACGATCGACCACGGTCTTCAAGTCGATCACTTTGTCGGAGGACTTCGAAGGATGGACCAGCAGGTGCCCTTCGTCACTGACGCTGAAATAGCTTTTTCCCCACCGGTCGACTTCGTACAGATCGGTAGAATCGGCGGTGGTCCACCGGTTGCCATTCTCTTTCAGCATAAGTTCCACTCTCCTGGGGCGTGCAGAACAATTTTGGGACGCAGGTCGACTACCTTCGGAGAAACGTTTCTCCCTATCGGTTGCAATCGTCCGCGATGAAAGAGATGATTTTAGAACATGTACCCACCCCTACGGAAGGAACCTAAGGATGAATCTGGAACTTCGCTGGCAAGAAAATACCTGGACCAGTTGCTTGCATGCTGCCCAGATCCTGGCCGGAAATCCTCCTTCCGGGGTTTCTGAAGATCTTGTAAACGCCGTAGCCCCGGCTGCCAACAGCCTGGTAAGCCAACTTCAAACGGCCAAGGTTGCTCCCAAACTATTCTGGAGACACGCTTTACCCCTTTCCGCCCAGCTTGATGGTAAAGGCGAGCTGGCCAAAGTGGTCCTTCGCAAGACGCTCGGCCTGGAAGCCAGCGAGTCCGGCCTGGCCGCGTCAATCGGTGGTGCCCTATCTGACCTTACCAGTGCCTACGCGGCGGCCATGCCGAAAGCAGCGGACGAACTACTGCTTCGCCGCCGCCCCTTGCGCGAAGCCTGGGAAGCACGCGGCCCCGGCTTGCTCTACTTTCTACAGCGAGTCCTGCCAGAAGAATTCTTGCCTGAAACGGCCGATGTGATCTTAGTGTTGCCCATCAGCGGAGGTCGTGGGACAGCTCATCTGGCCTACAACAGCGTTCGCCTGGAAGGGATGCTCTACGACCCGAACCCCCAACTTCCCGAGGTCGCCCGACTCGGCTGGCTGCTCTCGCAGTTGAACCTAGACCTACCCAAGTACAGCGAAGAAATCGACCCCGACCGCATCGGCATGGTCGCACGACTGGCCACCTTGCCGGGCATCTTGTACGCGGCGGAAGAAGTCGAATTAATCAAACCCGGTACCGTGAGCCTGGCCGATGCCCTCAAGCTGTGGCAGGTCACGCACGTCGGGCACGAGGCTTTGGCAGAAGTGGTCGGCCAATGGTGGCAGACTCAAGAGACCCGCCAAGCCCCGTGGCGGATAGCCTTGTTGGCTTTAGATCGAATGGTCGCTTGAGCCTTCTGAGCCGCTATATGTCTCTCAGTCGCAGTCCCTTTAAGGCCGCCCGAAAAGCGTTTCGTCCGGCTTGTCGTAAGCGGGTGACTTCAAGTGCAGTAGACCTTCTCGCTACAAATTGGACAGACGGCATGCTTGGCAATACAACGAACCCATGACTTACACTCAATACACTGTCCCGTTTGACAGATGGGACAGTCATTTGCCCACTCCGTCTCATATTTATCCGGATCGGGTATCGCCAAAAAGAAGGTATCTCGCTGCTCTCCTGGCAACCGGCTAGTATCTGCCAAGACCAAGTGCCCTTGTTCTCCCCTGATTTCGGACGTGTCCCTTCGGGATACAGCCTCGTAGAAGAATTCAACGAATTGCTTGTCCGTCATTGTCGATAGCCAACCTACCACCTTTGCCCTGTCCATACGTCACTCCCCAATAATCTTCACCAAAATCCGCTTCCGTCGCCGACCGTCAAACTCGTAGTAAAAGATATGCTCCCACGGCCCTAAGTGCAGTTTGCCCTTGGTAATCGCAACCACCACTTCCCGCCCCATGACCTGTCGCTTGTGGTGGGCATCCGCATTGTCTTCGCCGGTGCGGTTGTGCAAGTAGCCGCCGCTGGCAGGGTCGGTGCCGGGGTTGAAGGGGACCATCTCTTCTAACCAACGATCGTAATCCTGGTGCAGGCCACTTTCGTTGTCGTTGATGAAGACACTTGCCGTAATGTGCATGGCATTGACCAGGACCATGCCCTCTTGAATACCACTTTCCGCGAGGCAGTCTTCCACGTCGCCGTGGATATCGACGATCATCCGTCGTTGAGGGACGTCCATCCAGATTTCTTTGGTAAACGACTTCATCGCAGGTACTCTCTCCTTGAATAGCCAATGGATTCTTTCCGAGCGATTGTAACCGATCGATGCGGCGCATGAAAAAAGGCTCGCCAGTGAGGCAAGCCTTTTTGCTCGATAGATTTATCGAAGTTTACTTCTTAGAACTAGTGAGTTCAAAATCAAAGGTGTTCTCGCCTGGCTGCACATCCGCCTCGAGTTCGCTCTTGATATTGTACCGAACCGGGATTCTAGGCTTTCCTGACTTGGAAGGCCGATTGACCTTACGACTGTCCGCATCCTCTTCGGGCTCGTCAGGGGCGTCATCCTCTTCGCTCGGTGCGATTTCAACTCGATTGTGGCCGACCTTAGTCCCGAGGGAACTGCGGATGTAAGTAAGCTCGTACTGGCCCTCAGTATC
This window encodes:
- a CDS encoding c-type cytochrome, giving the protein MRHFAYAFTIAISLSFVLASPLLAQFEEDFRTGLISTIQGSDGSHCVRIDPTISFDWQRKSPDVRVSDGKFSARWDGLLLSRTSGNYTLYAYVCGKVRIQLEGEVVLEANTQTPQWVSGKPLPMKFDWHPLQIDFAKTQPTAELRLFWAGPDFPLEPISAEYFYHDIDKTIEQPFDRGRELIAGHRCTSCHEIQQQPPAEKGPSLSQLDGNISEAWLQTWLQSEGQETDALRRMPHFNLSNDDVKAVAEYLLSESKPRAKAKDLPVKGSAASGQNLVLTLGCTACHKIGELGSASVMGGPELTNIAAKRPKNYFAAWLKDPAKLNADHRMPIYELNAKQRDDITAYLTTLTEDKSIAKTPVREFNELLVEQGREIVAANRCNTCHTLPGDAKNSSRPMLTALTPGSLWQAGCMDQPKPQKGQPGYRLSAENQEAIKTYIREVARAKHEKSDTSDAAWVLAKNNCFACHPRGTNLGLGETAKEIADAHKNLASQLPAMVPPSLNSVGDKLHDEALLAAIQRSEGNHRPWLKVQMPKFQLSADEQQALVDYFVSQDRIPENAPSTLEIPELESLAATVAGSRLVTTDGFGCTSCHQVGKMIPPKAPLNAKGPDLSMLGKRIREPWFYRWVHDPARIVPRMEMPSVKIPVQGVLNNEVDTQLAAVWKVLNTPEFTPPKPDPVRIVRLNGTRSKTSRPIVLTDVIKLGDKDVLIKPFLVGLPNRNNLLYDLETGKLLQWWIGDVARQRSEGKTWHWEIGARGLLSNMQQQPEIRLFTDKSDSPSRPTRDGQFITRFNEIQYQDDSLSWSHKLHFVQGPDEYDIEVLETWQPLWSEEGQPINGFRRSMQFQGVPEGASIVLQLPSETLAGSLLRDRASTDDQPTQRYDAGNISFDIKKQPNITFGDDATIRLSPGENRVIDLTVRLDLPGETLAEQPPIPVRKSNAVALDIVPGWSATRLPISTEMMPIAMDWQPNGAMIAASLKGRLWKLIDTDGDGLEDTYSQFGDEYAAPYGLKAYDNYVDVVNKYALLRLWDQDEDGVVEKVTNLAHGWGHTDDYHDWAVGLPQDEDGNYYLAIPCQQDNRSAEAAALRGTVLKVIPDTHDPAKQTFRLEELTAGHRFPMGIARNQRGELYVTDNQGNFNPFNELNHVVPGQRYGFINTIDRKPGFNPPETPPSLAIPHPWTRSVNGICFLETPKPERERLGYDLFGPWEGDLIGCEYDTRRLVRMSLEQVGDTIQGAVYPMTLDPPKDVEKGLLGPISCAVAPDGDVYIGNLRDAGWGGGNNIGSFTKMRPKSVHLPLGIDEVKATPTGFKVRFTDQIDATRGGLPTNYTVASYTRVSTPAYGGSDKQRRLESVMKVDVSPDRLEAVLTLEAPLREGFVYEIFLDDEIAGDQGTLWPKEAHYTLRKLKAQ
- the speA gene encoding biosynthetic arginine decarboxylase, with product MLKENGNRWTTADSTDLYEVDRWGKSYFSVSDEGHLLVHPSKSSDKVIDLKTVVDRLEARGIALPILLRFSEILQNRLQEINNAFTTAIADYDYKNKYSCIYPIKVNQQRHVVEEVLDYGRPYGFGLEAGSKPELLAVIAMTDENTPIICNGFKDEEYIEIAMYGQKLGRTIIPVVEKYTELELILKTAAEIGVRPKIGFRVKLASRGKGRWSASGGYHSKFGLTVTEVLRALDELKSRGMEDCFNLLHYHQGSQVSNIRYVKTALIEAARIYVDLVKRGAGLKYLDVGGGLGVDYDGSQTDFHSSMNYTLDEYARDVVSHVQSICNEAGVAHPHLLSESGRAVVAFHSVLVFGTLGVAEQGLGELKQEFDENTPTPLRELKEAYGSVGPRTVLESFHDAQMALDMALSMFGNGNLSLEQRSEAETLYWNLCFKIRGLISELDHVPEEFEGLDRMLCDTYFCNFSLFQSLPDNWAISQLFPIMPIHRLNEEPQRHAVIGDITCDSDGKIDQFIDRRHVKRTLQLHRYDGQPYYMGAFLVGAYQEVLGDLHNLFGDTNAVHVELDDQGEPSFTHIIKGDTVQEVLHYMQFNEEELTRQMQRSVELSIKKGAIEAKEAGTIMKFYESGLRGYTYLE
- a CDS encoding secondary thiamine-phosphate synthase enzyme YjbQ, which codes for MKSFTKEIWMDVPQRRMIVDIHGDVEDCLAESGIQEGMVLVNAMHITASVFINDNESGLHQDYDRWLEEMVPFNPGTDPASGGYLHNRTGEDNADAHHKRQVMGREVVVAITKGKLHLGPWEHIFYYEFDGRRRKRILVKIIGE
- a CDS encoding carboxypeptidase regulatory-like domain-containing protein — protein: MKSLQTGRLAVALSMILLSLTGCSGPSDQPDLGQVSGTITLDGKPLNNIVVVFQPDNGRPARGRTDTEGQYELTYIRSSLGTKVGHNRVEIAPSEEDDAPDEPEEDADSRKVNRPSKSGKPRIPVRYNIKSELEADVQPGENTFDFELTSSKK